Sequence from the Cryptococcus neoformans var. neoformans JEC21 chromosome 1, complete sequence genome:
CGAGTCTGTGAGGCCATTCGCCTGCGGCGACCTCATGTTCAGCTGAAATTCTTCCAAAGGGGATTTAATTGCTGTAACATAAGCCGGTTGCTGGTGAATTGGTCGGGACATTTTATGGGGGTATAACTGTTCTGGAGTTGTTGGAGGGGGAAACGCGAGTGAAAACATCCTTTTTGCGTGATATTTTAGACTGTATATGTTTGTCTTGGTATTATTGACTGCCACGTTGTCGGGACGTGCGAAAGGATGTCTCACCTCACGCCATCACACTTGAGCACTCCGTCGCTGAACCAGTTCGAGAGCCACCGAACCTCCGGCCAAAGCCTCTGCCAACTTCTTGCTCCGGCAATAATAATGTATTTAGACACAGTTGTCATTTCGCCTAGCATTGCGTAGATTGACATCAATATGATCACATACATGTATACTGAATCGACGTTGAACAAACCGGTGGACAGCATTGAGTTCGCTCAGGAGTTCGCTGCTACAGGAGGGCACTTGTCAATCGAATTTGAATATTACGTAATGTGTGTATTAAAATAcatgtccgtcgaggggctTACGGTCGAGCCTCCTACTACGGTTATTACTATCTTTTTAGTACTGCAACTGCATAACTCTATATCCTTTCTTCCCGCCTGTTGCcacccatcatcttccatatTCCATCATTGATCTTTCTAGTCTATGCTATCTTTGTTAAACTATTAAATATCATCTATACCATTCTAATCTAATCTAACCTTGACAGTGTAAAGCAAGTAATATTAGTACGAGTCAGCTACCAGGGAACCGAAACAGTTTCAAACCGCCATCGACGCCTCTGCCATGACACGTCTGGTTGTCCACCATTTCGTCAAGTCGACCATATCACAGCTATCCGATCCCGAATCAGTTGCAAGATGCGGTCAGGACCAAGATGATAGCCCGATCATTTCATATCGAAGAAAATGAGGGCTGGTCAATCTTTCTCCGGAGTGAAGGACCAGCGTACTTTACAGAGTTTAGAACTACGAACGGAAAGAGTAAGGTGCGTTTCGTTATTCCGCCACGGCCAGGTCTATGGATCTGATTGTAAGTACGGCAGATATCACGTTTGGACCTTATCAAGGCTTTCACCCTTGCGATTCAAACAATGTACTTCTTCCGCGTGATCTCCCGCAAATTATCGGACCCCGGCCATGGCCGTCCCCCTATCATATCTGATGAAGGCATATGCCGTTTATTATCCTCAGAAGCCATAGAGACGGCTAACGAAGTGAGCAATCTCAAATTTTAAATTTATGAATACATACGATTGAATCATCCTGACGCTTTATTTTTTTCATCCTGAATCTTTCTCTTCAGATGTCTGGTTGCTATAGTAAGCTCTATCCCACTTCCCCAGAGTTGCTTCAACAGCTCACCGATCCaatttcctcctttccttcctttctcactTGACACGACGCATTCCTCATTAGGCACCATGTTGGGGGCTATCTTAACCTTGAATGAATGggagcaagaagagcaCATCCCCAAATCATGGGATCACCTCGAAAATCCTCCTGACGTGCGCTTCCTTTCTAGCCGACTTGATCCTGCAGTCTTCCGCCGAATGACCATGCCCGATactttcatcttcgccgCGCAGCACGTTCTTTCTCGACATAAGGATAAATTCGAAGGGAAATGGTGGGATTTGTGGTGTGTCATTCATCCTCTAGCATCAGAAGACGATCCGACAGAGCACCTTGTGCTTCCGGCTGGCGCACCTATCGATTTGCAGGATTTATCATCTCGCTTCAATCTTGAGGGTGAAAGGTTAAATGCGGAACTGTTGACAATGCTTACTGCGAGGAACGAGGTACAATCATTCCCTTCAGGTCCCAACACTTTATTATCTTTGTTAACAGTTATTATATTAGGCTACCGCTGTACCTACTCAATTATCTGAGACTACACAAGCAAACCTCGATTCCACTCTTACTGATTTCACAAGTAGTATTACGACTACAGAATACAATGGCGAAGGAGCACCCAGCATCTCACGCTACAGCGACCAAAGTATGTATTTTTTctacatcatccatcatttTTATTAGTCCCACTGATCGAAACTCCATATAGGCATATTAGGTAGCCCTCCAGATCTTGTTCAAGATAGTAAAAAACACGCTGCGACATCTTCGGTGCGACAGGTAAATACCCAGCAATATCATGGGAGAGCACGAAGCTTGAGTGCTCACATCTCAATGACCGCAGCGTCGCCAGCCCACTTTTTGCAGTTAAATGACCCAGCTTTCAATTATTGTCCACTTGTTATCCATTTATACACTGGAAAAAAGGACAAAGCTGTCCGGGGGTTAATCTTAGGATTGAGCGGCGAACACTTGCGGCACAAGGGAGTTGTGGCCTTGGCGAAACGTGCTGTACTTTCTGGAGACTCACCACCCCGCATTTTGCAATCCTGATTGTTTTGAAATGAAGAACGTTCAATACCGAAATAACGTTGCTGGAGATTCATATCATATGGACAATCCAACTCacacaaagaagaataaTTACAAAGGACGCAATAGATGAAGCGGGATGCGGCTAAGTAGGCGTTAGTTTACCCAACTATGTTGCCCATCCCAAACATCCCAAATAATTAGGACTTCAGCCCGCCGTACGTCAAAGTAGTAGTGGTGCTAGGTACGGGATAAAGTGGGCGATGAGAGACGCCTTTGAGTCGAGTATCATGCCAAACCGTCCTTTCTGAGATTGTGGTCTGGGGTGTCCTCCTAAAGTTTACGCTTATGCAATGTCGGGTTTTCAGTAATTATAATAATTTATTATATTTGTATGTTGACGATGCCATGACTGGAAAGCTTTCTTTCTGGGAAAAGGTAAGCCGATAAGACCATTTTTGGAGCCAGGCACGAGGCACGATGCCCAGAGCAACTCAATCCCAACGTTTATCCAGCTGAATCCTTCCGTCCGCTGCCGGTCTCTCAAGTCTGGTAGCTTACGTAGTTTGTACGTACACCAGATTGTGGATAGAGTCGCAATTTGTACAGCTTCCAAAACAAACAGTGTCTCACGCAGGCGACTTAACTATCCCACTCCAATCGTTTTCTTCATAGCAAAGATACACATCTATAACAAGACTACGCCTCGAGGCTCatccgaagaagaggcgcTCATAAGGACAACAGCTATCACCAGCGAGATAAAAACGACGCAACTTTCTACTATACTCTTGCTCCGCAAGTCGCTCTCTATTTGCCATTCGCCTCTTTATATTGTATCGTGGCTATACCTCTGTCCGCCTCATTCTAGTAGGGCTTCTCAAACAGCTCTCTCCCAAATCCATCCCCAATCATCACCACACACCTACGTTAATCACACAAGATGCTCAACCCACGCTCTCTACGCTTCGACACCAGGCAAATAGATTAtactcatcatcatcatgactACGACTACACCCTCCCAAAATCTACACTCATCTCCCTTATAATCGGCGTTGGCACATTTGCTGTTACGTCCATATTGGTTGTTTTCTCCCTCCGAATCTATCTCAGGAGACGGTCGCTTAGACGAGCTCAAGCTATGAGTGGAAGTGGCGAAGATTTGAGAGAGATAATGAGAGAGTATCTCGATGAAGGAGTAAAGGGAAATGAAGGGACAAAACCTGAGATgtgggaggtggagatgaaaTATGAGGACGAGATTACTCAGGTAAGTCGATTGCtactttcttttccccgcTTCGATTTAGGATACTGGGCACTAAGCAATACTGATCATACCTGTCTTAGCCACTCACACTTCGCGAACCGACTTCTACTCGTCCGCACCTCGCTCAACCTGATATTTCGAAAGCGATATCCATTTTTATCGCTTTCCCTGCTCCTTATTCCTCTGGCCCTGACGACCTCCCAGAGATCGTACTTGGCACAGCGATTTTCCATCAATCGACATTGTCGTCCACAATCTCCCGCTTTTCGGAGAACGAAAAGACTCTTTCAAGAAATACATCAGAGGAGGGGAGTTATGTAGTGAAAGATAAGAATACAGAGAAAGACGGGACAAACGTCGTCGTTCAGGCTTTGGAATACGTCTGACCAGGCCAGATAGAACAACGTTGAAAAAACGAAAAAGGGCACAGGAAAGGGAATCATGTGGGTCTGTGGGTCGAGAGTGGATCTTATTGTCGCGattgtcatcatcatgactTCATTTAATGTTCATGTTGTAATTAATACGCTCTATGTTGTAACGTATCTACGATATTATGTTTGGGTAAAGGGTATAGGAAGGATCAGTATCATCTATGCTATCACGTAGTCCAATTCATT
This genomic interval carries:
- a CDS encoding expressed protein, which codes for MLNPRSLRFDTRQIDYTHHHHDYDYTLPKSTLISLIIGVGTFAVTSILVVFSLRIYLRRRSLRRAQAMSGSGEDLREIMREYLDEGVKGNEGTKPEMWEVEMKYEDEITQPLTLREPTSTRPHLAQPDISKAISIFIAFPAPYSSGPDDLPEIVLGTAIFHQSTLSSTISRFSENEKTLSRNTSEEGSYVVKDKNTEKDGTNVVVQALEYV